One window of the Corynebacterium glutamicum ATCC 13032 genome contains the following:
- a CDS encoding Na+/H+ antiporter subunit G, with the protein MTIPEIIVSILVILAGLFSLGTAIALWRAPDPLTRANLLGTTVGVSIPLLIIALLIHTWSVDGFNPNNFIRAIIAIIGVWVIGSVGSYYMGRAIYGVTVVDNRRSK; encoded by the coding sequence ATGACCATTCCAGAGATCATCGTCTCCATCCTCGTGATCCTCGCAGGCCTGTTTTCTCTAGGTACTGCAATCGCTTTGTGGCGCGCACCGGATCCGCTCACCCGAGCCAACCTGCTTGGCACCACCGTGGGTGTCTCCATACCGCTGCTCATCATTGCGCTGCTGATTCACACCTGGTCCGTCGACGGATTTAACCCCAACAATTTCATCCGAGCGATCATCGCCATCATCGGCGTCTGGGTCATCGGTTCCGTTGGTTCCTACTACATGGGACGCGCCATCTATGGTGTGACCGTAGTGGATAACAGACGATCCAAATAA
- the arsB gene encoding ACR3 family arsenite efflux transporter codes for MSFLDRWLAAWIFLAMAAGLLIGKVFPGIGALLSAVEIGGISIPIAIGLIVMMYPPLAKVRYDKTKEISTDRALMVVSIMLNWIVGPALMFSLAWLFLPDQPELRTGLIIVGLARCIAMVLVWSDLACGDREATAVLVAINSVFQILMFGVLGWFYLQILPSWLGLDTTSVTFSVVSIVTSVLVFLGIPLVAGVLSRVIGEKTKGRRWYEDTFLPKISPLALIGLLYTIVLLFSLQGDEITAQPWTVARLALPLLMYFVGMFFISLVVSKLSGLTYERAASVSFTAAGNNFELAIAVSIGTFGATSPQALAGTIGPLIEVPVLVGLVYVMLWLGPKIFKKENAGS; via the coding sequence ATGTCGTTTCTTGACCGCTGGTTAGCTGCCTGGATTTTCTTGGCTATGGCTGCTGGGTTGTTAATCGGCAAGGTCTTTCCAGGAATTGGGGCGCTTTTGAGCGCGGTGGAAATTGGTGGAATTTCCATTCCAATTGCTATCGGTTTGATCGTCATGATGTATCCACCTTTGGCCAAGGTGCGCTACGACAAAACTAAAGAAATCAGCACAGACCGCGCTCTCATGGTGGTGTCGATTATGTTGAACTGGATCGTTGGACCAGCACTTATGTTTAGCCTGGCGTGGCTGTTTCTTCCAGATCAACCAGAGCTTCGCACTGGGCTAATTATCGTGGGCCTTGCGCGCTGTATCGCGATGGTTTTGGTATGGAGTGATCTCGCTTGTGGTGACCGGGAAGCAACTGCTGTGCTGGTTGCAATCAACTCGGTGTTCCAGATCCTTATGTTCGGTGTGCTTGGTTGGTTTTACCTGCAGATTCTTCCCTCGTGGCTGGGATTAGACACCACGTCGGTGACTTTCTCTGTGGTATCAATCGTGACTTCCGTTCTCGTGTTCTTGGGCATACCACTTGTAGCTGGAGTTTTATCTCGCGTCATTGGTGAAAAAACAAAGGGACGGCGCTGGTACGAGGACACGTTCCTGCCTAAGATTTCACCCTTGGCGCTGATTGGCTTGCTATACACAATTGTTCTGCTGTTTTCGTTGCAGGGGGATGAAATCACAGCGCAGCCTTGGACAGTAGCTCGTCTTGCATTGCCGCTGCTGATGTACTTTGTGGGCATGTTTTTCATTTCCCTGGTGGTATCCAAACTGTCCGGGTTAACTTATGAGCGAGCTGCTTCCGTGTCTTTTACTGCAGCAGGAAACAACTTTGAATTAGCGATTGCGGTATCGATCGGAACCTTTGGTGCGACATCACCGCAGGCATTAGCTGGAACGATCGGCCCTTTGATTGAAGTCCCAGTATTAGTCGGATTGGTTTATGTCATGTTGTGGCTTGGACCAAAAATCTTTAAAAAGGAGAATGCAGGATCATGA
- a CDS encoding low molecular weight phosphatase family protein, with protein MKSVLFVCVGNGGKSQMAAALAQKYASDSVEIHSAGTKPAQGLNQLSVESIAEVGADMSQGIPKAIDPELLRTVDRVVILGDDAQVDMPESAQGALERWSIEEPDAQGMERMRIVRDQIDNRVQALLAG; from the coding sequence ATGAAATCAGTTTTGTTTGTGTGCGTCGGTAATGGCGGAAAATCACAGATGGCGGCGGCGCTGGCACAGAAGTATGCATCAGATTCAGTAGAGATCCATTCTGCTGGAACCAAGCCTGCACAGGGGCTAAACCAATTGTCTGTGGAATCCATCGCTGAGGTGGGCGCTGATATGTCGCAAGGAATTCCCAAAGCGATCGATCCGGAGCTGCTGCGCACTGTCGATCGTGTGGTTATTTTGGGCGATGACGCACAGGTAGATATGCCTGAATCTGCACAGGGCGCTCTTGAGCGTTGGTCAATTGAGGAACCGGATGCTCAAGGTATGGAACGTATGCGTATTGTGCGGGATCAGATCGATAACCGAGTCCAAGCTTTGCTAGCGGGATAA
- a CDS encoding ArsR/SmtB family transcription factor codes for MTAPIHLPLINSAECCSLAAEPLSVDDAERYAEIFKVLGEPVRLRILSHLAAEGCTPTTVNELTEIMGLSQPTISHHLKKMTDAGLLVRIPEGRTVFHQVQPETFTNLRTILQIG; via the coding sequence ATGACCGCACCCATCCACCTACCGCTCATTAACTCCGCAGAGTGTTGCTCACTGGCAGCAGAACCACTCAGCGTGGACGATGCCGAACGCTACGCCGAGATTTTCAAAGTGCTCGGTGAGCCAGTTCGTTTAAGAATCCTGTCCCATCTTGCAGCAGAAGGTTGCACCCCCACTACGGTCAACGAACTCACCGAAATCATGGGATTAAGTCAACCCACCATCTCCCACCACCTAAAAAAGATGACTGACGCTGGTCTATTGGTAAGAATCCCCGAAGGACGAACCGTCTTTCATCAGGTCCAGCCAGAAACGTTCACCAACCTGCGCACAATCCTGCAAATCGGATAA
- a CDS encoding cation:proton antiporter, which translates to MTAFGIVTTVGICMFAFSLLSALVLILRTKDFLTRVVLSDMVFYSMIAIYLIWVLNNPTSIAFEIALLAAVLGGVLPTLSMARIISKGRR; encoded by the coding sequence ATGACTGCTTTTGGAATTGTCACCACAGTTGGCATCTGCATGTTTGCGTTCTCCCTCTTATCTGCCCTGGTCCTTATTCTGCGCACCAAAGATTTCCTCACCCGCGTGGTGCTTTCCGACATGGTTTTCTACTCTATGATCGCGATCTACCTCATCTGGGTGCTCAACAACCCAACCTCAATCGCCTTTGAGATTGCTCTTCTCGCAGCAGTCCTCGGCGGCGTACTTCCAACCCTGTCCATGGCTCGCATCATTTCGAAGGGACGCAGGTAA
- a CDS encoding monovalent cation/H+ antiporter subunit E, producing the protein MLNALKFIPWLIGQIFLSGFSVITAAVKKDTGFNPVVIRYPLRVTTDFQIAALSTCITATPSTLSLGLREPRKPGDPTILLIQAVFGSDPVEVFESIADMEQRLVPSVASIDHGVPGQGPYKEIRPSDAEWPSREIADTAQNTVSQDKREF; encoded by the coding sequence ATGCTTAACGCCCTGAAATTCATCCCATGGCTGATCGGCCAGATTTTCCTCTCTGGCTTCAGCGTGATCACCGCTGCGGTAAAAAAGGACACCGGCTTCAACCCCGTTGTTATCCGCTACCCACTTCGAGTGACCACGGACTTCCAGATCGCAGCCCTGTCAACGTGCATCACCGCGACTCCTTCCACCCTGTCCCTTGGCCTACGCGAACCCCGCAAGCCCGGCGACCCCACCATTTTGCTGATCCAAGCAGTGTTTGGTTCCGATCCAGTAGAAGTTTTTGAATCCATCGCCGATATGGAACAACGCCTCGTCCCTTCGGTCGCTTCAATTGACCACGGCGTCCCAGGCCAAGGCCCTTACAAGGAGATCCGCCCCAGCGATGCTGAGTGGCCAAGTCGCGAGATCGCTGACACCGCCCAAAACACCGTCAGCCAAGACAAGAGGGAGTTTTAA
- the brnF gene encoding branched-chain amino acid exporter BrnF, which yields MQKTQEIHSSLEVSPSKAALEPDDKGYRRYEIAQGLKTSLAAGLGMYPIGIAFGLLVIQYGYEWWAAPLFSGLIFAGSTEMLVIALVVGAAPLGAIALTTLLVNFRHVFYAFSFPLHVVKNPIARFYSVFALIDEAYAVTAARPAGWSAWRLISMQIAFHSYWVFGGLTGVAIAELIPFEIKGLEFALCSLFVTLTLDSCRTKKQIPSLLLAGLSFTIALVVIPGQALFAALLIFLGLLTIRYFFLGKAAK from the coding sequence GTGCAAAAAACGCAAGAGATTCATTCAAGCCTGGAGGTGTCGCCATCCAAGGCAGCCCTGGAACCAGATGATAAAGGTTATCGGCGCTACGAAATCGCGCAAGGTCTAAAAACCTCCCTTGCTGCAGGTTTGGGCATGTACCCGATTGGTATTGCGTTTGGTCTCTTGGTTATTCAATACGGCTACGAATGGTGGGCAGCCCCACTGTTTTCCGGCCTGATTTTCGCGGGCTCCACCGAAATGCTGGTCATCGCCCTCGTTGTGGGCGCAGCGCCCCTGGGCGCCATCGCGCTCACCACATTGCTGGTGAACTTCCGCCACGTATTCTATGCGTTTTCATTCCCGCTGCATGTGGTCAAAAACCCCATTGCCCGTTTCTATTCGGTTTTCGCGCTTATCGACGAAGCCTACGCAGTCACTGCGGCCAGGCCCGCAGGCTGGTCGGCGTGGCGACTTATCTCAATGCAAATAGCGTTTCACTCCTACTGGGTATTCGGCGGTCTCACCGGAGTGGCGATCGCAGAGTTGATTCCTTTTGAAATTAAGGGCCTCGAGTTCGCCCTTTGCTCTCTCTTTGTCACGCTGACTTTGGATTCCTGCCGAACGAAAAAGCAGATCCCTTCTCTGCTGCTCGCAGGTTTGAGCTTCACCATTGCTCTTGTGGTAATTCCAGGTCAGGCCCTATTTGCGGCGCTGCTGATCTTCTTGGGTCTGTTGACCATCCGGTACTTCTTCTTGGGAAAGGCTGCTAAATGA
- a CDS encoding Lrp/AsnC family transcriptional regulator: MKLDSIDRAIIAELSANARISNLALADKVHLTPGPCLRRVQRLEAEGIILGYSADIHPAVMNRGFEVTVDVTLSNFDRSTVDNFESSVAQHDEVLELHRLFGSPDYFVRIGVADLEAYEQFLSSHIQTVPGIAKISSRFAMKVVKPARPQV, translated from the coding sequence ATGAAGCTAGATTCCATTGATCGCGCAATTATTGCGGAGCTTAGCGCGAATGCGCGCATCTCAAATCTCGCACTGGCTGACAAGGTGCATCTCACTCCGGGACCTTGCTTGAGGAGGGTGCAGCGTTTGGAAGCCGAAGGAATCATTTTGGGCTACAGCGCGGACATTCACCCTGCGGTGATGAATCGTGGATTTGAGGTGACCGTGGATGTCACTCTCAGCAACTTCGACCGCTCCACTGTAGACAATTTTGAAAGCTCCGTTGCGCAGCATGATGAAGTACTGGAGTTGCACAGGCTTTTTGGTTCGCCAGATTATTTTGTCCGCATCGGCGTTGCTGATTTGGAGGCGTATGAGCAATTTTTATCCAGTCACATTCAAACCGTGCCAGGAATTGCAAAGATCTCATCACGTTTTGCTATGAAAGTGGTGAAACCAGCTCGCCCCCAGGTGTGA
- the brnE gene encoding branched-chain amino acid exporter BrnE: MTTDFSCILLVVAVCAVITFALRAVPFLILKPLRESQFVGKMAMWMPAGILAILTASTFRSNAIDLKTLTFGLIAVAITVVAHLLGGRRTLLSVGAGTIVFVGLVNLF; the protein is encoded by the coding sequence ATGACAACTGATTTCTCCTGTATTCTCCTTGTTGTCGCAGTATGTGCAGTCATTACTTTTGCGCTCCGGGCGGTTCCGTTCTTAATCCTTAAGCCCCTACGTGAATCACAATTTGTGGGCAAAATGGCGATGTGGATGCCAGCAGGAATCCTTGCCATTTTGACCGCATCAACGTTTCGCAGCAATGCGATAGATCTGAAGACTCTAACCTTTGGTCTCATTGCCGTTGCGATTACAGTGGTGGCGCATCTTCTTGGCGGTCGACGCACCTTGTTGAGCGTTGGCGCTGGCACCATCGTTTTTGTTGGACTGGTGAATCTTTTCTAA